The sequence AAGTGCACAGGAGCTGAGGAGAGCAAGGGAGAAGCCGTGCCTTCCCTGCGCTCCAAACAGCTGGATGTGGGACTTGCTCGTTCCTCTCGTTTGTACAAAACCAGAAGTAGGTACTACCAGCCCTATGAGATTCCAGCTGTCAACGGCAGGAGGCGGAGGCGGATGCCCAGCTCAGGAGACAAGTGCACTAAATCTTTACCGTACGAACCTTATAAAGCCCTCCATGGGCCTCTGCCTCTTTGTCTTCTTAAAGGTAAGAGGGCTCACTCCAAATCTCTGGACTACCTCAATCTAGATAAAATGAACATCAAGGAGCCAGCTGACACAGAAGTGCTACAGTACCAGCTTCAACACCTAACCCTCAGAGGGGACCGTGTGTTTGCTAGGAATAATACATGAGGGACTTGTAAGAGAGTGTAAACCAGTTTAGGTCAGCCTACACTTGGCTAGAAAATTCCACTGTTGTACTCTGTACAGGACTCTTTACATTATAGATGGTTAAATCAGCTAAGTGTTCCTGAAACATACAAATTGTCTGGATCAAAATTTGAATACAGGAATGGAATCACAGGTACTTGAGGGGAGATCATTCTAGAGTACGCAACTGCAAGGAAAAGAGAAGGTTGACCATTAGTTTGTATAGCTTTTTAGCTAGGGGGGGAAAAAGGCTTTGGTACAGtaatatcatatttaaaattctgatacTCAAATTGGAAATGTTATCTGCTTGGTTCTTGCTGACTTGGTATGATTCATTAGAAATTTATATCTTAAGTACTCAAGTACTTCTTTAATCTCTGtattttactataaaatatatgtaatgatTTGTTTTATGAAATTTAGAACTTGAACATTGCTAAATTGgaccactttttatttttaaatattgagtttaaatattttataactggtTTTGCActgaaaaaattaacatttcagaTTGACAAGAGAATAATCTTTCTTCACTTGCCTCAGTAATATTATTGAgcaatgaattttttatttccgCATGGAAAGTTATTGATCTCTATGgctgtaaaatatttctttatagcGTTATTAAAGTGTgtcttaataaaattaaatttgggatacaaagtatttattttacagCGGGTTGGGGGAAGCTTTACTGGAAAGTTTCCAATATGAAGTTTTCATAAGTTGAAAAAGTTTCTTTAGtgcttattttctaatttaaaattcatCTGGAACTTTAAAATGGAAAGGATTCTTTAAATTGTGGATTATAGGCAAATACTGTTTGCATCTGAATGTTCTGTAAGTGAATGGAACTCTAATAGAGAAACTCATGATTTCTACTATCGAATGCTTAAACTAAGTATGAAGTGATACCATTCAGCATGTCATCAGATCATTCCAGTTTTAGTTCTGTGCAGCACAGGCACTCGTTGAAATTCTAGTTTCTAGGATTAGTGCAGGAGCCTAAAGTGCTTCTACAGTTTTAATGGGTTAATCCTGGATTACTTAACAATTTATGTCAATTGCACTGGTTTAATTTGTTGCTAAAGAAATAATGCCCTGGCTTTAGTAACAAATACAGCTCAACTAttcttgaatatattttga is a genomic window of Ovis canadensis isolate MfBH-ARS-UI-01 breed Bighorn chromosome 5, ARS-UI_OviCan_v2, whole genome shotgun sequence containing:
- the MACIR gene encoding macrophage immunometabolism regulator, whose product is MEVDVNGESRSALTTLPLPVAEASSPGKAEAEKPRCSSTPCSPMRRTVSGYQILHMDSNYLVGFTTGEELLKLAQKCTGAEESKGEAVPSLRSKQLDVGLARSSRLYKTRSRYYQPYEIPAVNGRRRRRMPSSGDKCTKSLPYEPYKALHGPLPLCLLKGKRAHSKSLDYLNLDKMNIKEPADTEVLQYQLQHLTLRGDRVFARNNT